The nucleotide sequence ACAACAAATCCGTATCCCGGGCCTTCATTTACTCGTATTATTCTCGAGGACCCTCCATCTGCTGCATCGAGTGCCACGTTGGACCAAGCCACTTTTGTTACATTACACGACATTGTCCGATTCGTCTCTCGTTTCTATTTGAAGATTTCTTTTCCGATTCTCCTGGGGATTGTTTCTGGATCTACCTGCGGTATTTTATTGTTCTCATCGCAAATTTGGAGCCACTATTGTCACGATCCATCCCTGTGACCACACCTGCCACCACTTCTCACCCTCAGTTCTTTATCCGCGCAGCCAGCCTGTCGTGAACTTCCGATTTGATTCTCCTCTGGCTACTGACGATCTATCAAAAGAGCGAGGTTTATCTTGCCGCATACTTCCCCCGAAATGCGCTTTTCTCTTTCAACTCTCTTGGCGCTGGGCGCCGTACAGGCTCTCGGTGTCTATGCTCAGGACTGCATCGTAAGTGACTAGCGCTTAATCACTATGCATTCACTCGAAACAGGTGCTGATGGCCCCCAGAACACATGTGTTGAATCAGTAAAGCCAACTGTCGGCTGCGCAGATGCCACCCAGGCCGGTTGTATTTGTGTTAGCCCCAACTTTATCAAGGGTGTGGCTGAGTGCGCAAGAGCTTCATGCAATGCTGCAGACGCCGATATTACCACCTTTTTGAGCAACGGGTTTTGTGTCGGTATGTTGTCAGGTTTCAATAGTATCTTACACGAAATAGGGCAGGCTGACAAGACTTAGGTCAGCAACTCCCTGCCCTTCCAGAAGCTGCCGCAACATCGGCGTCAGGCGCAGCGATGACATCTGCAGCAGCTGTAGCAACTTCGTCCGaagtagcagcagcaacatcggAGACCCCTGCCGTGGCTGATACCTCTGATGCTGCGTTAAGCTCTGCTGTGCCTCCGGTGGCTTCAGAGGCACCTCAAGCCACTTCGACTGATGTTGTGGATGCGATTTCCACGTCTGAAACTGCCGGTGCCGTCGAACCTACGGTAAGGCTGTGATATTAAGCGTTGGAGGAAGCCGAAAACTAAACATTGATAGGCCACTGGATCTGAggcctctgcttcttccaccAATACtgccaactcatcaacagcCTCCGAGGCGGCTGGTGCTGCCGCTACCGCTGACTCTTCAGATGACGACTCagacaagaaggaagaaTCTTCCAGCGGCATGTCTGGTGCT is from Fusarium musae strain F31 chromosome 4, whole genome shotgun sequence and encodes:
- a CDS encoding hypothetical protein (EggNog:ENOG41) → MHSLETGADGPQNTCVESVKPTVGCADATQAGCICVSPNFIKGVAECARASCNAADADITTFLSNGFCVGQQLPALPEAAATSASGAAMTSAAAVATSSEVAAATSETPAVADTSDAALSSAVPPVASEAPQATSTDVVDAISTSETAGAVEPTATGSEASASSTNTANSSTASEAAGAAATADSSDDDSDKKEESSSGMSGAAKAGVGIGVTIGILALLGIAGFFFWKKRQNQRDLPRKNMASMSPPMATRDRSYPLPDQGSIGEKNGYDLELMSHRYEDMLPREEPRHMV